One Terriglobales bacterium genomic window, TACATTCCGCTGCCGCCGCGGGAGACGGACAAGCCCTTCCTGATGCCCATCGAGGACATCTTCTCGATCTCGGGGCGGGGCACGGTGGTGACCGGCCGCATCGAGCGGGGCAAGGTGAAGGTGGGCGAGGAAGTGGAGATCGTGGGCTTCCGCGACACCCAGAAGACGGTGGTCACGGGCGTGGAGATGTTCAAGAAGCAGTTGGACGAGGGCATGGCGGGGGACAACGCCGGGCTCTTGCTGCGGGGCACGGACAAGGAGGCGGTGGAGCGCGGCATGGTGATCGCCAAGCCGGGCTCGATCACGCCGCACACCAAGTTCAAGGCGGAGACCTACGTGCTGACCAAGGAAGAGGGGGGGCGGCACACGCCCTTCTTCTCCGGCTACCGGCCGCAGTTCTACTTCCGGACGACGGACGTGACCGGGGTGGCGTCGCTGCCGGCGGGCACGGAGATGGTAATGCCGGGAGACAACGTCAATCTGGAGATCGAGCTGATCACGCCGGTGGCCATGGAGAAGGGGTTGCGGTTCGCCATCCGCGAGGGCGGCCACACCGTCGGCGCCGGCACCATCACCGAGATCCTGAAATAGGGATCGTGTAGGCCCGGACCTCCGGTCCGGGCGGGCGGACCGCAGGCCCGCAGAAGCAGGTACAACAAGGCAGATGAGGCGCAAGCCCGCTAGCCGGAAAGATCTTTGAGGCCAGACAACGTGATCGGAAAAGAGAGAATCCGGATTCGCTTGAAGGCGTACGACTATCGCGTGCTCGACCAGTCCACCGGCGAGATCGTGGAGACGGCGAAGCGCACGGGTGCGACCATCGCCGGGCCCATCCCCCTGCCCACGGTCAAGAACAAGTACTGTGTGCTGCGCTCGCCCCACGTGGACAAGAAGTCGCGCGAGCAGTTCGAGATCCGCACCCACAAGCGCTTGCTCGACATCCTCGAGCCCACGCAGCAGACCGTCGACGCCCTCATGAAGCTCGACCTTCCCGCCGGCGTGGACGTGGAGATCAAGGCGTTCGGGAAGGAACACAAGTGACCGCGTTCGCCGGGCGTGAGCGAGGCGAGGCGCTGGGCGCCGAACCGAGCGGGAGTCCGGCGCGGTCATCCTGAGCGGAGCGAAGGATCTGAGGTAACCGGCAGTGCCCGCCCTGAGCGGCGGGCATGATGAGGAAGAGAAGACTATGGTCAACGGAATCCTGGGCAAGAAAGTCGGCATGACGCAGCTCTTCGACGACAAGGGCGACGTGCGCCCGGTCACCGTGCTGCAGGCCGGTCCCTGCGTCATCACGCAGCGCAAGACCGCGGCCAAGGACGGCTACGAGGCCGCCCAGATCGGGCTCATCGAGTTCATCAAAGAGTCCCGCCTCACCCAGCCGCAGCGCGGCCACCTGGCCAAGCACAACCTGCCTCCGGTGCGCTTCTTGCGCGAGGTGCCGGTGGAGAGCGGCGACGGCGCTTCCGCCGACAAGGTCGGGGACAAGGTGCTGGTCGGCATCTTCGAGGGCGAGAAGTTCGTGGACGTGATCGGCACCAGCAAGGGACGCGGCTTCGCCGGCGTGGTCAAGCGCCATCACTTTGCCGGCGGCCCCAAGTCCCACGGCTCCATGTTCCAGATCACCGGCTCCATCGGCTCCTCCGCTTTCCCCTCGCGCGTCTTCAAGGGGATGCGCATGTCGGGGCACATGGGCGTGGACCGGGTCACCGTGCGCAACCTGCGCATCGTGGGCGTGGACAAGGAAGAGAACCTGCTGGTGGTGGAAGGCGCGGTGCCCGGACCCAAGGGCGGGTACGTGGTCATCCACAAGGCCGGCAAGCCGCCGCGCGAGCGCCGCGGCTTCGCGGGCGCGGCCACCGTCGATCCCTTGAAGGCGGCCAAGCGCGCAGCAGCGAAGAAATAGCGACGGAAACGCATATGGCGAAAATTGACGTTGTCGATCTGAGCGGCAAGAAGGTCGGAAGCCTCGACCTCGCCGACGAAGTCTTCGGAGCGGTCAATGAAGGCCTGCTCTGGGAAGCGGTGCGCCACTACCAGGCCGCCCGCCGCGCCGGCACCCACGCCACCAAGAACCGCAAGCTGGTCTCGGGCGCGGGCAAGAAGCTGTGGCGGCAGAAGGGGACGGGGCGGGCCCGCGTGGGCTCCATTCGTTCGCCGCTGTGGCGCCACGGCGGCACCGTGCATGGGCCGCAGCCGCGCTCCTATGACTTCGCCTTCCCGCGCAAGAAGCTGCTGGGCGCGCTGCGCTCCGCCCTGGCCGCCAAGCTGGCCGACGGCAAGCTCATCGTGGTGCAGAGCTTCGAGCTCAAGGAAGCCAAGACCAAGGAGATGCGCAAGGCCCTCGACGCCCTGCACGTCGACAAGACCGCACTGCTGGTCGAGGCCGGCAAGGAGAACCGCAACCTCGAGCTCAGTGCGCGCAACCTGGAGGGCGTGGAGCTGGTGCGCGGCAACCAGGTGCATCCCTATCACCTGCTGCGCTACGACCGCGCCATCTTCGCCAAGCCCGCGCTGGAGAAGCTGCAGGATTCGCTGAAGGCGACGGCGGGCCGCCGCCGCGCGGAGGTGGCGCGATGAAATCCGCCTACCAGATCCTGCGCCGCCCCCTCATCACCGAGAAGGGGCTGGGGGTGAAGGAGACCCAGGGCACGCTGGTCTTCGAGGTCGCCTCCAAGGCCACCAAAACCGAGATCAAGGAAGCGGTGCAGACCATCTTCAAGGTGAAGGTGGATTCGGTGCGCACCGCCACCTTCGTGGGCAAGGAGCG contains:
- a CDS encoding EF-Tu/IF-2/RF-3 family GTPase, with translation YIPLPPRETDKPFLMPIEDIFSISGRGTVVTGRIERGKVKVGEEVEIVGFRDTQKTVVTGVEMFKKQLDEGMAGDNAGLLLRGTDKEAVERGMVIAKPGSITPHTKFKAETYVLTKEEGGRHTPFFSGYRPQFYFRTTDVTGVASLPAGTEMVMPGDNVNLEIELITPVAMEKGLRFAIREGGHTVGAGTITEILK
- the rpsJ gene encoding 30S ribosomal protein S10, which codes for MGKERIRIRLKAYDYRVLDQSTGEIVETAKRTGATIAGPIPLPTVKNKYCVLRSPHVDKKSREQFEIRTHKRLLDILEPTQQTVDALMKLDLPAGVDVEIKAFGKEHK
- the rplC gene encoding 50S ribosomal protein L3; translation: MVNGILGKKVGMTQLFDDKGDVRPVTVLQAGPCVITQRKTAAKDGYEAAQIGLIEFIKESRLTQPQRGHLAKHNLPPVRFLREVPVESGDGASADKVGDKVLVGIFEGEKFVDVIGTSKGRGFAGVVKRHHFAGGPKSHGSMFQITGSIGSSAFPSRVFKGMRMSGHMGVDRVTVRNLRIVGVDKEENLLVVEGAVPGPKGGYVVIHKAGKPPRERRGFAGAATVDPLKAAKRAAAKK
- the rplD gene encoding 50S ribosomal protein L4 codes for the protein MAKIDVVDLSGKKVGSLDLADEVFGAVNEGLLWEAVRHYQAARRAGTHATKNRKLVSGAGKKLWRQKGTGRARVGSIRSPLWRHGGTVHGPQPRSYDFAFPRKKLLGALRSALAAKLADGKLIVVQSFELKEAKTKEMRKALDALHVDKTALLVEAGKENRNLELSARNLEGVELVRGNQVHPYHLLRYDRAIFAKPALEKLQDSLKATAGRRRAEVAR
- a CDS encoding 50S ribosomal protein L23; the protein is MKSAYQILRRPLITEKGLGVKETQGTLVFEVASKATKTEIKEAVQTIFKVKVDSVRTATFVGKERRRGQFAGYRRDWKKAYVRLKAGEKMPEYAQNM